The Sphingobacterium bambusae genome includes a window with the following:
- a CDS encoding efflux RND transporter periplasmic adaptor subunit: MKINKHIFFALSLAFVLSSCGQTHSEGDGHTHGNSAAEAGHAEEGHEETSNMSALTAEQIAAVGIKLGDIEQKNLINMIKANGVLSVPNNNKANASSLYGGVIKTMPVQLGDRVRKGQVIATISNPQFIQVQEEYLTIAGQIVLAEQELQRQEELNAGNAGARKNLQTASSTLNTLRTRRASLQQQIQLMGLNPASVSSGNLRASLVVTSPIAGTVSNVFAKIGSYVDVSSPVLEIVDNSLLHLDLQIFEKDLPAIKVGQLVDFTITNNPTNRFSAKVFSIGASFEGDSKSVAVHCTVVGNKEGLIDGMNTVGMISLDHVMSPAVPNEAIVEADGKYYVFVQTDKEGEEHHDEEGHKHEEGEEHSHAHNDNDDVKKAGNTINFEKVEVAKGVSEMGYTAITAVGNLPAGAKVVVKGGFFINAKLSNTGGHEH, from the coding sequence ATGAAAATCAATAAACATATATTTTTCGCTTTGTCATTGGCATTTGTCCTTTCCAGCTGTGGACAAACACATTCGGAGGGTGACGGGCATACGCACGGCAACTCGGCAGCGGAAGCCGGGCATGCTGAAGAAGGACATGAAGAAACCAGTAATATGTCCGCGCTCACGGCTGAACAGATTGCTGCGGTGGGCATTAAACTAGGGGATATCGAGCAGAAGAACTTAATTAATATGATTAAGGCAAATGGTGTGCTCAGTGTGCCAAACAACAACAAGGCAAATGCTTCTTCGCTCTATGGCGGTGTGATAAAAACTATGCCTGTGCAGCTTGGCGATCGCGTTCGAAAGGGGCAGGTCATAGCCACAATAAGCAACCCGCAATTTATTCAAGTGCAAGAGGAGTACCTCACCATTGCGGGACAGATCGTGCTGGCGGAACAAGAATTACAACGTCAGGAAGAATTGAATGCCGGTAATGCCGGTGCGCGTAAGAATTTGCAAACAGCCAGTTCCACACTAAACACGTTGCGTACCCGAAGAGCCTCGTTACAACAGCAGATTCAGCTGATGGGCTTAAACCCTGCTAGTGTGAGTAGTGGAAACCTTCGTGCCAGTTTAGTTGTTACTAGTCCTATAGCTGGGACAGTGAGCAATGTCTTTGCTAAAATTGGTAGTTACGTGGATGTTTCTTCGCCTGTTTTGGAAATCGTTGATAATAGCCTGCTGCATCTGGATCTCCAAATATTTGAGAAGGATCTTCCGGCGATCAAAGTTGGGCAACTGGTCGATTTTACCATCACAAATAATCCGACTAATCGCTTTTCAGCGAAAGTGTTCAGTATTGGTGCATCCTTTGAGGGCGACAGTAAATCCGTTGCTGTACATTGTACGGTTGTTGGCAACAAAGAGGGGCTTATCGATGGCATGAATACCGTAGGTATGATTAGCCTAGATCATGTTATGTCGCCAGCGGTGCCCAATGAGGCTATCGTGGAAGCCGATGGTAAATATTATGTTTTTGTACAAACGGATAAAGAAGGCGAAGAGCACCATGATGAAGAGGGGCACAAACACGAAGAGGGCGAAGAACACAGTCATGCACACAACGATAATGATGACGTGAAGAAAGCGGGGAATACGATAAATTTTGAAAAAGTTGAGGTTGCAAAGGGCGTCTCGGAAATGGGCTACACAGCAATAACAGCTGTTGGCAATCTTCCTGCAGGAGCTAAAGTGGTTGTTAAAGGCGGATTTTTTATCAATGCTAAATTGAGTAACACGGGTGGACATGAACATTAA
- a CDS encoding CusA/CzcA family heavy metal efflux RND transporter, with protein MTLLLVIWGVWSATKLPIDAVPDITNNQVQIFTSCPTLAGQEVEQLVTFPIEQSIANVPRIKETRSISRFGLSVITVVFEEDVDIYFARQLIGEKLKEALESIPAGIGSPELAPVSTGLGEVYQYIIHPKKGSESKYNAKDLRTMQDWIVARQLYGTPGVAEINSFGGELKQYEVAVNPDRLKAMNVTIPEIFAALEQNNQNTGGAYIDKRPNAYFIRGIGLVTSIEDIQRIAVKTTGSVPIYVKDVADVRFGSAVRYGALTYNGEVDAVGGVVMMLKGENSNEVVKRVKDKLPTIQKSLPSDVVIEPYLDRTDLVGRAISTVEKNLIEGALIVIFVLVIFLGNLRAGLIVASAIPLSLLFALGMMNVFGVSANLMSLGAIDFGLIVDGAVIVVEATLHHLGLRKSTERLSQEQMDTEVFESASKIRTSAAFGEIIILIVYIPILTLVGVEGKMFTPMAKTVGFAILGALILSLTYIPMMCALFLPKTGHSKKTFSDRFIERLQKIYAPLLQKAIRIKYLIVALTIGIFALAVFIFSRMGGEFIPQLQEGDFAFHCILPQGSSLSQSIETSMKASRIIKEFDEVKMVVGKTGAAEVPTDPMPPEATDMMVVLKPQAEWTSGRSYNELADAIMERLEVIPGVFFEKNQPIQMRFNELMTGIRQDVAVKIFGENMDSLANLAIEVARVVQSVPGTTAPQIERVNGLPQINIEYDRTKIANYGLSVQQINDIVSTAFAGKAAGQVYENERRFDLVVRLDSANRSDIDDVSNLMVPIVGGNQIPLYQIANVGYKLGPAQISREAGKRRIVIGFNVAGRDVQSVVSDIQEQLNQREKLPSGYYFTYGGQFENLQEASARLMVAVPVSLLLIFMLLFFTFHSFKQAILIFTAIPMSAIGGVIALLLRNMPFSISAGIGFIALFGVAVLNGIVLIGTFNQLEKEGMTDVFRRVKEGTLTRLRPVLMTATVASLGFLPMAISSSAGAEVQKPLATVVIGGLVTATFLTLFVLPLLYIIFNSTFNFRSGKRMTTITTGLLILGLSIPALHAQQRLTIDGAITIAMENNQQFKVNNAEVRSAGLQVKTANDVPKTGVFFENEDYRPSDNIGILKIGVSQDLPWPGLFAARRRYFQEQLKFAEMNRELLQATIKRDVRAAYYQLWFLQDRQRLYNKLDSVYTSLFNATDLRLRTGDVAALDKIAAQAKSSEIRAQVEQNKKEMVMQQQQLMLLLNINQWMLPIEAPLGKIDVDLLQLAESHPTLTLQQQNVAIAERNIDIQKQGNMPDFSGRFFSQRLWGANDPFTGFSVTAAFPIFGLAANKNKVRAARAEVQVQEETLVFRQQELSTQQRNAQASIQKNIALLQFYEADGLRQAEEIIKAATLSYNTGEIGFAELSQFLSQAIGIRQNYLDVLNVYNQSAIAFNYYNNK; from the coding sequence ATGACTTTATTACTTGTTATTTGGGGTGTCTGGAGTGCAACAAAGCTTCCGATAGATGCGGTACCCGACATAACGAATAATCAAGTGCAGATTTTTACCTCTTGCCCTACGTTAGCAGGACAGGAGGTTGAACAGCTGGTCACGTTTCCTATTGAACAAAGCATTGCCAATGTGCCTCGTATTAAAGAGACACGGAGTATCTCTCGATTTGGCCTCTCCGTTATCACGGTGGTTTTTGAGGAAGATGTCGATATTTACTTCGCTAGGCAGCTTATCGGTGAGAAGCTGAAAGAAGCTCTCGAATCCATCCCTGCAGGCATAGGTTCGCCTGAGCTGGCGCCCGTGAGTACTGGACTAGGCGAGGTATACCAATATATTATACACCCCAAGAAGGGGAGCGAGAGCAAATACAACGCCAAGGATCTGCGAACTATGCAGGATTGGATCGTCGCCCGACAGTTGTATGGAACCCCCGGTGTGGCGGAGATAAATAGCTTTGGCGGCGAGCTGAAACAATATGAAGTGGCGGTAAATCCCGACCGCCTCAAGGCGATGAACGTCACTATTCCAGAGATATTTGCCGCCCTCGAACAGAACAACCAAAACACAGGAGGCGCTTATATCGATAAGCGGCCGAATGCCTACTTTATTCGTGGCATAGGCTTAGTAACCTCGATCGAAGATATACAGCGTATTGCTGTCAAGACGACCGGTAGCGTTCCTATCTATGTAAAGGATGTTGCTGACGTGCGATTTGGTAGCGCGGTACGCTATGGTGCACTCACGTATAATGGTGAGGTTGATGCCGTGGGCGGCGTGGTGATGATGTTGAAGGGCGAAAATAGTAATGAAGTGGTGAAGCGGGTGAAGGATAAGTTGCCCACCATTCAAAAATCGCTTCCCAGCGATGTCGTGATTGAGCCTTATCTCGATCGTACAGATCTTGTGGGCAGGGCTATCAGCACCGTCGAGAAGAATTTGATTGAGGGGGCATTGATCGTCATATTTGTATTGGTAATCTTCTTGGGCAATTTGCGCGCCGGCTTAATTGTGGCATCCGCAATCCCGTTGTCTTTGCTCTTTGCCCTCGGCATGATGAACGTATTTGGTGTAAGTGCCAATTTGATGAGCCTTGGCGCCATAGACTTCGGATTGATTGTCGATGGTGCCGTCATTGTGGTGGAGGCAACGTTGCACCATCTCGGACTCCGCAAATCAACGGAAAGGCTTAGCCAAGAGCAAATGGATACGGAAGTTTTTGAATCGGCCTCTAAGATCCGCACTAGCGCCGCTTTTGGCGAAATCATCATCTTAATTGTGTACATCCCTATTCTTACATTGGTGGGTGTGGAAGGTAAAATGTTTACGCCGATGGCCAAAACCGTGGGTTTTGCTATTTTGGGAGCCTTGATTTTATCGCTTACCTATATCCCAATGATGTGTGCCTTGTTTCTTCCTAAAACAGGACATAGCAAAAAGACGTTTAGCGATCGCTTTATAGAGCGCCTCCAAAAGATATATGCGCCATTGCTGCAAAAGGCTATACGCATCAAATACCTCATCGTGGCCCTGACCATTGGCATCTTTGCACTTGCTGTTTTTATCTTCAGCCGTATGGGAGGCGAGTTTATCCCGCAACTGCAGGAAGGTGATTTTGCCTTTCACTGTATCCTCCCGCAAGGAAGCTCCCTGAGCCAAAGTATTGAAACATCCATGAAGGCCTCAAGGATTATCAAGGAGTTCGACGAAGTGAAAATGGTGGTTGGGAAAACGGGGGCTGCCGAGGTACCTACAGATCCGATGCCGCCGGAGGCTACCGATATGATGGTGGTACTTAAGCCGCAAGCGGAGTGGACCTCTGGTCGCAGTTATAACGAACTGGCCGATGCCATTATGGAACGGTTGGAGGTGATACCGGGCGTGTTTTTTGAGAAAAACCAACCTATACAGATGCGTTTCAATGAACTTATGACTGGTATACGGCAGGATGTGGCGGTGAAAATATTTGGCGAAAACATGGATAGTTTAGCCAATTTGGCAATCGAGGTGGCACGTGTGGTGCAGTCTGTACCCGGCACCACGGCGCCGCAGATCGAACGAGTCAATGGTTTACCGCAGATCAATATTGAATATGATCGCACGAAAATTGCCAACTATGGCCTTTCTGTGCAACAAATAAATGATATCGTCAGTACGGCATTTGCCGGTAAGGCGGCAGGCCAAGTGTATGAAAACGAACGTCGTTTTGATTTGGTTGTTCGTTTGGATAGTGCAAACCGGAGCGACATAGATGATGTAAGTAATCTGATGGTTCCGATTGTCGGTGGCAATCAAATTCCGCTATATCAGATCGCCAATGTGGGGTATAAATTGGGGCCAGCACAAATCAGCCGTGAAGCGGGCAAACGCCGGATCGTGATCGGTTTTAACGTCGCGGGAAGAGATGTGCAGAGTGTGGTAAGTGATATCCAAGAACAGTTGAACCAACGGGAGAAATTGCCATCAGGATACTATTTCACCTATGGTGGGCAGTTCGAAAACCTGCAGGAGGCCAGTGCACGGTTAATGGTGGCTGTGCCTGTTTCGCTGTTATTGATTTTTATGCTGCTCTTTTTTACCTTCCATTCCTTTAAACAGGCTATTTTAATCTTTACAGCGATTCCGATGAGCGCCATTGGCGGGGTGATCGCTTTGTTATTGCGCAATATGCCGTTCAGCATCAGTGCAGGAATTGGATTTATAGCCCTGTTCGGTGTTGCAGTGTTAAATGGCATCGTGCTGATCGGTACATTCAACCAGTTAGAAAAGGAAGGCATGACCGATGTTTTCCGGCGTGTAAAAGAAGGTACATTAACGCGTCTACGACCTGTTTTAATGACGGCAACAGTGGCTTCTCTTGGTTTCCTACCAATGGCGATAAGTAGCAGTGCCGGCGCCGAAGTGCAAAAACCATTGGCCACAGTAGTGATCGGTGGTTTAGTGACGGCTACCTTCCTGACGCTATTTGTACTGCCTCTGCTCTACATTATTTTTAATTCAACATTTAACTTCCGAAGCGGAAAACGTATGACAACGATAACAACGGGTTTACTGATTCTAGGTCTTTCTATCCCCGCACTGCATGCGCAACAGCGATTGACCATTGACGGAGCTATTACTATTGCGATGGAAAACAATCAGCAGTTTAAGGTGAACAATGCCGAGGTAAGATCCGCTGGATTGCAGGTAAAGACGGCAAATGATGTACCTAAGACGGGTGTTTTTTTCGAAAATGAAGACTATAGACCGTCCGACAATATAGGAATCTTAAAAATAGGCGTTTCTCAAGATCTGCCGTGGCCAGGCCTGTTTGCTGCTCGTCGGCGTTATTTTCAGGAGCAGCTGAAATTTGCAGAGATGAATCGGGAACTGCTGCAGGCAACCATCAAACGTGATGTGCGCGCGGCCTATTATCAATTGTGGTTTTTACAGGATCGCCAACGGCTGTACAATAAGCTTGATAGCGTATACACATCGCTCTTTAATGCGACAGACCTCCGACTCCGCACGGGTGATGTGGCTGCATTGGATAAAATAGCAGCGCAGGCAAAATCGAGTGAGATACGTGCGCAGGTAGAGCAGAATAAGAAGGAAATGGTCATGCAACAGCAACAACTGATGTTGCTGCTGAACATCAACCAATGGATGTTGCCGATTGAGGCTCCATTGGGAAAGATTGATGTCGACCTCCTGCAATTAGCAGAATCTCACCCGACACTGACTTTGCAACAGCAAAATGTCGCGATTGCGGAAAGAAACATAGACATACAGAAACAAGGAAATATGCCGGATTTCAGCGGCCGCTTTTTTTCGCAACGACTATGGGGTGCCAACGATCCTTTTACCGGATTCTCCGTGACGGCAGCCTTCCCGATATTTGGGCTTGCGGCCAACAAGAATAAAGTTCGTGCCGCAAGAGCGGAGGTGCAGGTACAAGAGGAAACGCTGGTATTTAGGCAGCAGGAGCTATCGACGCAGCAGCGCAACGCACAGGCATCCATACAGAAAAATATCGCGTTACTGCAGTTTTACGAAGCCGATGGATTGCGCCAAGCAGAGGAAATCATCAAGGCGGCAACGCTAAGCTACAACACGGGCGAAATCGGATTTGCCGAGTTAAGCCAGTTTTTAAGCCAAGCCATAGGTATTAGGCAAAACTATTTGGATGTGCTGAACGTGTACAACCAGTCGGCCATAGCATTCAATTACTACAACAATAAATAA
- a CDS encoding DUF6660 family protein, producing the protein MKLVLGLLTIYFLVLSALPCRDAGDDLHLPILSTEAHTDSAADTHKHAGHAHQNDGCSPFCSCQCCSLKMETFQKFEAGIGKKIVFQLAAAPYEMDAPSIDNYPNQIWQPPKYIA; encoded by the coding sequence ATGAAGTTGGTTTTAGGCTTGTTAACGATCTATTTCCTTGTGCTTTCGGCGCTTCCCTGCCGAGATGCTGGAGATGATTTGCATTTACCAATTTTATCTACCGAAGCTCATACCGATAGTGCTGCAGATACCCACAAACATGCTGGACATGCCCATCAAAACGACGGATGTTCGCCTTTTTGTTCTTGTCAATGCTGCAGTCTGAAGATGGAGACTTTTCAGAAGTTTGAAGCTGGGATTGGCAAGAAAATCGTATTTCAATTGGCCGCAGCGCCCTACGAAATGGATGCCCCTAGCATAGATAATTACCCCAACCAAATTTGGCAACCGCCAAAATACATCGCTTAA
- a CDS encoding PepSY-associated TM helix domain-containing protein, with amino-acid sequence MPSKIKKKKMWSFRSVNNWLHLWLGLLSGTILIIVCFTGCLWVFHHEITTLLVPRKESQFILAQHESLLPPSQIVHIADSLFPNALVRNITYTKDAPISFSVDEVSAADKKGSTHLLHPYSGVYLGEKTKERSTHDKLEQRLEGFFSWAIDGHRFLWLPRDIGRPIVNYATLVFTVTLLTGLVWWYPKKWNKSTRTKSFKVKWKAGWKRLNIDLHNVFGFYSFLLVILLAITGMYYGITWFNKALYWSTKWGETLAERRPVQSDTTKMALIDAFPAAFDRQIGSILSQYKDPHYLSISYPDAKRADASIQVYIRNSMDRQYNNRYYSFDRYTAAFLPNSISLFNKDFYELDAGEKFRRLNYDIHVGSVGGLPTKILAFFATLVAGSLPVTGFIVWYNRKWGKKLKKRERRER; translated from the coding sequence ATGCCATCAAAAATCAAGAAAAAGAAAATGTGGTCGTTTCGCAGCGTCAACAATTGGCTGCATCTATGGCTCGGGCTGCTCTCGGGTACTATCTTAATTATCGTTTGTTTTACCGGCTGTTTATGGGTATTTCATCATGAGATAACGACTTTGTTGGTGCCGCGTAAGGAGAGTCAGTTTATTCTTGCCCAACATGAATCGTTATTGCCGCCCTCGCAGATCGTCCATATTGCCGACTCACTTTTTCCAAACGCTTTAGTTCGAAACATTACCTATACCAAAGATGCGCCGATCTCTTTTTCCGTAGATGAAGTAAGTGCTGCGGATAAAAAAGGGAGCACGCATCTTCTGCATCCCTACAGCGGCGTATACTTGGGCGAAAAGACCAAGGAGCGTTCGACACACGATAAGTTAGAACAACGCTTGGAGGGCTTCTTCTCTTGGGCCATCGATGGGCACCGTTTTCTATGGCTGCCCCGAGACATCGGTAGGCCTATCGTCAATTACGCAACGCTTGTGTTTACAGTAACGCTGCTAACGGGCCTTGTTTGGTGGTATCCGAAAAAATGGAACAAATCTACCCGTACCAAAAGCTTCAAGGTAAAATGGAAGGCCGGTTGGAAAAGGCTAAATATCGATCTGCACAATGTCTTTGGCTTTTATTCCTTTCTTTTGGTTATCCTGCTTGCCATCACCGGCATGTACTACGGTATTACATGGTTCAACAAGGCGCTCTATTGGTCTACGAAATGGGGAGAGACCTTGGCAGAAAGACGCCCAGTACAATCCGATACCACAAAGATGGCGCTAATCGATGCTTTCCCTGCAGCATTCGATCGGCAGATAGGCAGTATATTGAGCCAGTATAAAGATCCACACTATCTATCGATTAGTTATCCCGATGCAAAGCGAGCAGATGCGAGTATACAAGTTTATATCCGCAACAGCATGGATCGCCAATACAACAACAGGTATTATTCCTTCGATCGATACACGGCAGCATTTTTACCGAACAGCATCTCCTTATTTAACAAGGATTTTTATGAACTGGATGCTGGCGAGAAATTTCGCCGGTTGAACTATGATATACACGTGGGCTCTGTCGGAGGTTTACCCACGAAGATCTTGGCGTTCTTTGCTACATTGGTTGCAGGATCACTTCCCGTGACGGGCTTTATCGTTTGGTACAACCGGAAGTGGGGCAAAAAGCTAAAAAAAAGGGAGAGGCGCGAACGGTAA
- a CDS encoding TonB-dependent receptor: MKFIPLAFLLCLLSGLHTATLAQNKKTVELSGYVKDNFGNAVHAATISVENEQTKADYDGYFKFDKIAQDEMLTVVVTAVGFLTEKKTLPVGANSKLTLDILMREDSRQIDEVTIVGQTDNERHVQEISRSGFNVSVIDLNKFSNEAANLTQVLKRATGVTIWEDGGLGSNFVFRINGLDAKIFIDGVPMDNFGSSMSLNNIPVNLIDRIEIYKGVVPAFLGSDALGGAVNIITKRRARPFLDFSYSLGSFNTHQAAVVGTFTNPKNKLSVRLNAFFNHSDNDYKMYSEERYNVILRGERNNKLDTIDQVRRFYDAYTSAMGQIELGYRDKSWADQFYVGLTYSQNHKENQLGATINTLNVGQWTESNYWMPTLSYKKSDFIVKRLYADIFTSYSMDTRHVRDTAAYNYSWSGNWVPIGDDLPRQETHTKYDLSNYLARINLNYDFDEERRQSINVNYNYNSSNQKEYDMMDGYDRSGLPSSLGRHILGLAWQNQWFDKRLSNVLSAKYYRLDAAKDRDERVFDGNNELLSGALVHYKKAWDYYSLSLASRYRITRDGGWKLSYERAYNLPAMTQLFGDGVNGIANFDLKPERSDNLNTGFYYNTFIRENNFLNVDVTAFYRLAADYINTRVVYVNGEGYTQAYNIPGVKLYGLAAELKYGYKDLVAVTLNGSYDRAIDNKKFTDDNKKQVSLTYGQQIANRPWVYGSMDISLMQNDWFQSGSRVQLSYLSQYTHWFYLSESNLGSLASKDHIPTQTIHSAILSYSWSRNKYNVSFEARNLTDERAYDNFRLQKPGRAFYLKHRLSLM; encoded by the coding sequence ATGAAATTTATCCCTTTAGCCTTCTTGCTATGCCTGCTCAGTGGCCTGCATACGGCTACCTTGGCACAAAACAAGAAAACAGTAGAACTTTCCGGCTATGTCAAGGACAACTTTGGCAATGCGGTGCATGCCGCTACCATCAGCGTTGAAAATGAGCAGACGAAGGCCGATTATGATGGTTATTTTAAATTCGATAAAATTGCCCAAGACGAGATGCTCACGGTGGTAGTCACGGCAGTAGGCTTTTTGACTGAAAAGAAAACACTGCCTGTAGGGGCGAACAGTAAACTCACTTTGGATATATTGATGAGGGAAGATAGCCGACAGATTGATGAAGTGACCATCGTCGGACAGACGGACAATGAGCGCCATGTGCAAGAAATCAGCCGATCAGGCTTTAATGTAAGTGTTATTGATCTCAATAAATTCAGCAACGAAGCTGCTAACCTGACACAAGTATTGAAAAGAGCAACCGGTGTAACCATATGGGAAGATGGTGGTCTAGGCTCTAATTTCGTGTTTCGAATCAATGGATTGGATGCCAAAATATTTATAGATGGCGTGCCCATGGATAATTTTGGTTCGTCTATGTCGCTTAACAATATTCCCGTCAATCTTATCGATCGTATCGAGATCTATAAAGGAGTCGTTCCTGCATTCTTGGGATCGGATGCGCTTGGTGGAGCAGTCAATATCATCACCAAGCGACGAGCTCGCCCATTTCTAGACTTCAGCTATAGCCTAGGCTCGTTCAATACCCACCAAGCGGCGGTTGTGGGAACGTTTACCAATCCGAAAAATAAACTGTCAGTGCGTTTGAATGCCTTTTTTAACCATTCGGACAACGACTACAAGATGTACAGCGAAGAGCGTTACAATGTGATTCTGCGTGGTGAACGTAATAATAAGTTGGATACCATCGATCAGGTGCGTCGATTTTACGATGCCTATACCTCGGCTATGGGGCAGATAGAGCTGGGCTATCGGGATAAATCTTGGGCAGATCAGTTCTATGTTGGCTTAACCTATTCCCAAAACCACAAAGAAAATCAGTTGGGGGCTACCATCAATACACTTAATGTGGGACAATGGACCGAGAGCAACTATTGGATGCCAACCCTGAGCTACAAGAAAAGTGACTTTATTGTTAAAAGGCTATATGCCGATATTTTTACGAGCTACAGCATGGATACTAGGCACGTGCGCGATACAGCGGCCTATAATTATAGTTGGTCAGGAAACTGGGTGCCCATAGGGGATGATCTACCCCGGCAGGAAACCCATACCAAGTATGATCTGTCCAACTACTTGGCGCGCATAAATCTCAACTATGACTTTGACGAAGAACGACGCCAGAGCATCAATGTCAACTATAACTACAATAGTAGTAACCAAAAAGAGTATGATATGATGGATGGTTACGATAGATCGGGGCTGCCGTCTAGCCTTGGTCGCCATATTCTGGGATTGGCTTGGCAAAATCAGTGGTTTGATAAAAGGCTTTCCAATGTCCTTTCTGCTAAATACTACCGACTGGATGCGGCAAAAGACAGAGACGAGCGCGTGTTTGATGGCAACAACGAACTTCTTAGCGGTGCTTTGGTACACTACAAGAAAGCTTGGGACTACTACAGCCTGAGTTTAGCCTCTCGCTACCGTATTACTCGCGATGGAGGATGGAAGCTTTCGTATGAGCGGGCTTACAATTTGCCTGCTATGACGCAGCTTTTTGGGGATGGCGTCAATGGCATCGCTAACTTTGATCTGAAACCGGAACGAAGCGATAACTTGAACACTGGCTTTTATTACAACACCTTTATCCGGGAAAATAACTTCTTGAATGTGGATGTCACGGCCTTCTATCGCCTTGCGGCCGACTATATCAACACACGTGTGGTCTACGTGAATGGCGAAGGATATACGCAGGCTTACAATATTCCGGGTGTAAAACTCTATGGCTTAGCCGCCGAGCTCAAGTATGGTTATAAAGATTTAGTGGCCGTCACGCTCAATGGATCCTACGACCGTGCCATCGATAATAAAAAGTTTACCGACGATAATAAAAAACAAGTGAGCTTAACCTATGGTCAGCAAATTGCCAATCGTCCGTGGGTTTATGGCAGCATGGATATCAGCCTGATGCAAAATGACTGGTTCCAGTCTGGGAGTAGGGTACAACTTTCTTACCTGTCGCAATACACGCATTGGTTTTACCTGAGTGAATCCAACTTAGGATCGCTGGCATCGAAAGATCATATCCCAACACAAACTATCCACTCGGCGATATTGAGCTACTCGTGGAGCCGCAACAAATACAACGTATCCTTCGAAGCACGAAACCTTACTGATGAACGCGCATACGATAATTTTAGGTTACAAAAACCGGGGCGCGCCTTCTATCTAAAACATCGACTATCATTAATGTAA
- a CDS encoding RNA polymerase sigma factor translates to MSAIDHDTFRAIYESYWAKVYNYAKRIMEDKEAAEDIVQQVFVSLWERRATLHLDNAEAYLIQAVKFTCITALKKEQRYAHQEEVEGVQRPSTSKADELTLKHDLDKNLKGIIETLTRDEQDIFRMRFEDGLDNKTIAAHLALSEKTIRNKFSMVLSIVRQKLKTYGYK, encoded by the coding sequence ATGTCTGCAATAGATCACGATACTTTCCGAGCGATCTACGAATCCTATTGGGCGAAAGTGTATAACTACGCGAAGCGCATCATGGAGGATAAGGAAGCTGCTGAGGATATCGTACAGCAGGTTTTTGTGTCATTGTGGGAACGTCGAGCAACACTACATTTGGATAATGCTGAAGCCTATCTGATACAGGCTGTTAAGTTTACCTGCATCACAGCCCTAAAGAAAGAACAACGGTACGCCCATCAGGAAGAGGTAGAAGGGGTGCAAAGGCCATCGACATCAAAAGCCGATGAACTGACGTTAAAGCACGATTTGGACAAAAATCTAAAAGGGATAATCGAGACATTGACACGCGACGAGCAGGATATATTCCGGATGCGCTTTGAAGATGGGTTGGATAACAAGACTATTGCGGCTCATTTGGCGCTATCGGAGAAGACCATACGCAATAAGTTTTCCATGGTGCTATCCATCGTTCGGCAGAAGTTAAAAACCTACGGCTACAAATAG
- a CDS encoding LytR/AlgR family response regulator transcription factor produces MNMFKPAEPISCLILEDEASSREMISQTLLESFPDIRQCVCSSIQEADEACQQALPALLILDINLPDGVSFDWLSRLLQQNQTFSVIFTTAYTQYAVEAFKFSALDFILKPFLPEELVHAVYKAVDAIGSRHYHLQLETLFHNLHRQDAPEKRIVLKTVEEIHVVNLDDIVAIEADNSYATFRLRGGQVILVSQGLKEFENRLRSNGFMRVHQSHLVHVKYISAFRKKTNELSLEGGIVVPVSLHKRPLLINYLNAL; encoded by the coding sequence ATGAACATGTTTAAGCCCGCAGAGCCCATCAGCTGTTTGATATTGGAAGATGAAGCATCTTCACGCGAGATGATCTCGCAAACGCTCTTGGAAAGTTTTCCCGATATCAGGCAATGCGTGTGCTCCTCCATCCAAGAGGCTGATGAAGCTTGCCAGCAGGCCCTACCCGCATTGCTTATTCTGGACATCAATTTGCCCGATGGTGTTTCATTTGATTGGTTATCGAGACTCCTTCAACAGAACCAAACCTTTAGCGTTATCTTTACAACCGCCTATACGCAGTATGCTGTGGAGGCTTTTAAATTCAGCGCGCTGGATTTTATATTGAAACCTTTTCTTCCCGAAGAGCTTGTTCACGCCGTATATAAGGCGGTTGATGCAATAGGCAGTAGGCATTATCATCTACAACTGGAGACTCTTTTTCATAATCTACATAGACAAGATGCGCCAGAAAAGCGTATCGTGCTCAAAACTGTGGAAGAGATCCACGTCGTCAACTTGGACGATATCGTGGCCATAGAAGCTGATAACAGCTATGCTACCTTTCGCTTGCGCGGAGGTCAGGTTATTCTGGTGTCGCAGGGACTCAAGGAGTTTGAAAACCGACTCCGTTCCAACGGTTTCATGCGCGTGCACCAATCCCATCTGGTGCATGTAAAGTATATCAGTGCATTCCGAAAAAAGACAAATGAACTTTCGCTGGAAGGGGGAATTGTGGTGCCCGTATCGCTGCATAAACGTCCGTTACTCATCAATTACCTCAACGCTCTTTAG